In Bactrocera oleae isolate idBacOlea1 chromosome 3, idBacOlea1, whole genome shotgun sequence, a genomic segment contains:
- the LOC106616743 gene encoding TBC1 domain family member 19 isoform X1: MEELRDASIHHTAQKLAVAIKAMKNYDEIFKKVQILACSPGVDKNDLRNTLEDAIKSTGLETEIRNIVFHLVRNTLGTEPKSEEKISHSADPLAYLRRSAVQWDRRVRKSLNAMCAELSMPLHGQPRAVMDRDELISKWEELSNYTIDLSNYRPVYAPKDLLDVLLSLKGPQKPPEDTEFVQVPNWEFSHIELPVKNLFELRLLFAELFRKDGTTNNLDLPTQCKRILDTKQAPLCQHFLKKGRTPAPFRGELWSFVLSHGSYMNGQECDHWARLRNKVLTTDHIVDKLIFKDIQLTASNDDQYFVFEDVLYQIMLCFSRDTEIANQIQFEKYPVKGRNYEGPPSGVVPFHGICMFAAPFCYLYDSSINLYFTFRAFYIRYCHRLTTINTHPQGIVSLCLLFEKLLQTHEPLLWSHFRELQIQPIRVVFKWLMRAFSGHLPPDQLLILWDLILGYDSLEVLSLFAIIILSFRKDSLLQVTSLDNIEAILADLSSIKVLPLIQLALCRD; the protein is encoded by the exons ATGGAGGAATTACGTGATGCCAGCATACATCACACGGCGCAAAAGCTCGCCGTTGCCATAAAAGCGATGAAAAATTACGatgagattttcaaaaaagttcaG ATACTAGCTTGCAGTCCAGGTGTTGATAAGAATGACCTACGCAATACCCTAGAGGATGCCATCAAATCGACTGGCCTCGAAACGGAAATTCGTAATATAGTATTCCATTTGGTTCGTAACACCCTAGGTACAGAGCCAAAGTCTGAGGAGAAGATATCACATAGCGCCGACCCGTTGGCCTATCTGCGACGATCGGCTGTGCAATGGGATCGACGTGTACGTAAAAGTTTGAATGCAATGTGCGCCGAGTTGAGTATGCCATTGCATGGACAGCCGCGCGCCGTGATGGATCGCGATGAGTTGATTAGTAAATGGGAAGAGTTGAGCAATTACACAATTG ATCTTTCCAACTACCGTCCCGTCTATGCGCCAAAGGATCTTTTGGATGTGCTACTGTCACTAAAGGGCCCCCAAAAACCGCCCGAAGACACTGAGTTTGT acaaGTGCCTAACTGGGAATTCTCACACATCGAATTGCCTGTCAAGAATCTCTTCGAATTG CGTCTCTTATTCGCTGAATTGTTTCGCAAAGATGGTACAACAAATAATTTAGACTTACCCACACAATGTAAACGCATACTAGACACCAAGCAAGCGCCACTTTGTCAACACTTTCTGAAGAAGGGACGGACACCGGCACCCTTTCGTGGCGAACTCTGGTCCTTTGTGCTGTCGCATGGTAGCTATATGAATGGGCAG GAATGCGATCACTGGGCACGTTTGCGTAACAAAGTCTTAACCACCGATCATATTGTAGATAAGCTTATCTTTAAGGATATTCAGTTGACAGCTTCCAACGATGATCAGTATTTCGTTTTCGAAGATGTGCTCTATCAGATAATGCTTTGCTTCTCACGTGACACAGAAATTGCTaatcaaatacaatttgaaaaatatccAGTGAAGGGTAGAAATTATGAGGGTCCACCGTCAGGTGTGGTACCCTTCCACGGTATCTGCATGTTTG CGGCGCCATTTTGTTATCTTTATGATTCATCTATAAATTTGTACTTCACGTTTCGCGCTTTCTATATACGTTATTGTCATCGATTGACCACAATAAATACACATCCACAA GGCATTGTTagcttgtgtttgttgtttgagAAGCTGCTGCAAACACATGAACCGCTGCTATGGTCGCATTTTCGTGAACTGCAAATACAACC cATCCGCGTCGTCTTCAAATGGCTTATGCGCGCCTTCAGTGGTCATTTACCGCCGGATCAGCTGCTAATACTGTGGGATTTG ATACTTGGCTACGACAGTTTGGAAGTGCTCTCACTCTTTGCCATTATTATTTTAAGCTTCCGCAAAGACAGTCTTTTACAGGTCACATCGCTGGATAATATTGAGGCAATATTAGCGGATCTGTCATCAATTAAGGTGTTGCCACTTATACAATTGGCGCTCTGTCGCGATTAA
- the LOC106616743 gene encoding TBC1 domain family member 19 isoform X2: MEELRDASIHHTAQKLAVAIKAMKNYDEIFKKVQILACSPGVDKNDLRNTLEDAIKSTGLETEIRNIVFHLVRNTLGTEPKSEEKISHSADPLAYLRRSAVQWDRRVRKSLNAMCAELSMPLHGQPRAVMDRDELISKWEELSNYTIDLSNYRPVYAPKDLLDVLLSLKGPQKPPEDTEQVPNWEFSHIELPVKNLFELRLLFAELFRKDGTTNNLDLPTQCKRILDTKQAPLCQHFLKKGRTPAPFRGELWSFVLSHGSYMNGQECDHWARLRNKVLTTDHIVDKLIFKDIQLTASNDDQYFVFEDVLYQIMLCFSRDTEIANQIQFEKYPVKGRNYEGPPSGVVPFHGICMFAAPFCYLYDSSINLYFTFRAFYIRYCHRLTTINTHPQGIVSLCLLFEKLLQTHEPLLWSHFRELQIQPIRVVFKWLMRAFSGHLPPDQLLILWDLILGYDSLEVLSLFAIIILSFRKDSLLQVTSLDNIEAILADLSSIKVLPLIQLALCRD, translated from the exons ATGGAGGAATTACGTGATGCCAGCATACATCACACGGCGCAAAAGCTCGCCGTTGCCATAAAAGCGATGAAAAATTACGatgagattttcaaaaaagttcaG ATACTAGCTTGCAGTCCAGGTGTTGATAAGAATGACCTACGCAATACCCTAGAGGATGCCATCAAATCGACTGGCCTCGAAACGGAAATTCGTAATATAGTATTCCATTTGGTTCGTAACACCCTAGGTACAGAGCCAAAGTCTGAGGAGAAGATATCACATAGCGCCGACCCGTTGGCCTATCTGCGACGATCGGCTGTGCAATGGGATCGACGTGTACGTAAAAGTTTGAATGCAATGTGCGCCGAGTTGAGTATGCCATTGCATGGACAGCCGCGCGCCGTGATGGATCGCGATGAGTTGATTAGTAAATGGGAAGAGTTGAGCAATTACACAATTG ATCTTTCCAACTACCGTCCCGTCTATGCGCCAAAGGATCTTTTGGATGTGCTACTGTCACTAAAGGGCCCCCAAAAACCGCCCGAAGACACTGA acaaGTGCCTAACTGGGAATTCTCACACATCGAATTGCCTGTCAAGAATCTCTTCGAATTG CGTCTCTTATTCGCTGAATTGTTTCGCAAAGATGGTACAACAAATAATTTAGACTTACCCACACAATGTAAACGCATACTAGACACCAAGCAAGCGCCACTTTGTCAACACTTTCTGAAGAAGGGACGGACACCGGCACCCTTTCGTGGCGAACTCTGGTCCTTTGTGCTGTCGCATGGTAGCTATATGAATGGGCAG GAATGCGATCACTGGGCACGTTTGCGTAACAAAGTCTTAACCACCGATCATATTGTAGATAAGCTTATCTTTAAGGATATTCAGTTGACAGCTTCCAACGATGATCAGTATTTCGTTTTCGAAGATGTGCTCTATCAGATAATGCTTTGCTTCTCACGTGACACAGAAATTGCTaatcaaatacaatttgaaaaatatccAGTGAAGGGTAGAAATTATGAGGGTCCACCGTCAGGTGTGGTACCCTTCCACGGTATCTGCATGTTTG CGGCGCCATTTTGTTATCTTTATGATTCATCTATAAATTTGTACTTCACGTTTCGCGCTTTCTATATACGTTATTGTCATCGATTGACCACAATAAATACACATCCACAA GGCATTGTTagcttgtgtttgttgtttgagAAGCTGCTGCAAACACATGAACCGCTGCTATGGTCGCATTTTCGTGAACTGCAAATACAACC cATCCGCGTCGTCTTCAAATGGCTTATGCGCGCCTTCAGTGGTCATTTACCGCCGGATCAGCTGCTAATACTGTGGGATTTG ATACTTGGCTACGACAGTTTGGAAGTGCTCTCACTCTTTGCCATTATTATTTTAAGCTTCCGCAAAGACAGTCTTTTACAGGTCACATCGCTGGATAATATTGAGGCAATATTAGCGGATCTGTCATCAATTAAGGTGTTGCCACTTATACAATTGGCGCTCTGTCGCGATTAA